The Acidimicrobiales bacterium genome contains a region encoding:
- a CDS encoding Fur family transcriptional regulator codes for MSGGMSVDSDALLRQHGLQVTAQRLAVLRAVSDHPHSAADDIYTVVRAEIGAISRQAVYSALATLTDKGLLRRIQPAGSPARYEGRVGDNHHHLICRTCNRMVDVDCAVGDTPCLTAADDSGYEVDEAEVMYWGRCPECAAVTTASSDG; via the coding sequence ATGTCCGGGGGGATGTCCGTCGACAGCGATGCGCTGCTCCGCCAGCACGGCCTGCAGGTCACGGCCCAGCGTCTGGCGGTCCTGCGAGCCGTGTCCGACCATCCGCACAGCGCGGCGGACGACATCTACACGGTCGTACGGGCCGAGATCGGCGCCATCTCACGTCAAGCGGTGTACAGCGCCCTCGCGACCCTCACCGACAAGGGCCTCCTCCGGCGCATCCAGCCCGCCGGGTCGCCGGCCCGCTACGAGGGTCGGGTCGGTGACAACCACCACCACCTCATCTGCCGGACCTGCAACCGGATGGTCGACGTCGACTGTGCGGTCGGCGACACCCCGTGCCTCACGGCCGCCGACGACTCGGGCTACGAGGTCGACGAGGCCGAGGTCATGTACTGGGGCCGCTGCCCCGAGTGCGCCGCGGTGACCACTGCCTCGTCCGACGGCTGA